In Salisediminibacterium beveridgei, one DNA window encodes the following:
- a CDS encoding bifunctional folylpolyglutamate synthase/dihydrofolate synthase, whose translation MKPMSMEDVTKHLTKRKQAGIVYDLTRIQTLLEAMGNPQDQIPCIHIAGTNGKGSTSAYTVAALVAQGLQVGAFNSPVFGDVHEHVTINGVPLARELFLAHAGAYEERVNDVEERLGQVVSEFEWLVGLACFIFDRVQPVDIVVLETGMGGRLDATNVVTQPVATAITNVGLDHQAYLGETLSAIAREKAGIMRPVVPCFTAATGEVFAVLKQEAMQQGAAIKQVAAIDTPWQLTMAGAHQQANASLAYELTKAAGDELGFTVSPGAFQQAVKSVQVPGRFETILEKPKVILDTGHNMEAIEAVIAELNRQQLKPAVLFAAMKDKRADEMLKQLEEVASHVTVTTFDHPRAMPLSALPDGYKQVTDVKKWLSDWLRNAHVHETLLITGSHQFIAEMREFFSG comes from the coding sequence ATGAAACCGATGAGCATGGAAGACGTGACGAAACACTTGACGAAACGAAAGCAGGCAGGCATCGTGTACGACCTGACACGGATCCAGACGTTGCTTGAGGCGATGGGAAACCCGCAAGATCAGATCCCGTGCATCCATATTGCCGGCACGAACGGGAAAGGCTCAACATCAGCTTATACCGTCGCAGCCCTTGTGGCACAGGGGTTACAGGTCGGTGCCTTTAACTCGCCGGTGTTCGGTGACGTGCATGAACACGTCACGATCAACGGTGTGCCTCTAGCGAGGGAGCTGTTCCTGGCTCATGCCGGGGCTTACGAGGAGCGGGTCAATGACGTGGAAGAACGGCTAGGTCAGGTTGTCAGTGAATTCGAATGGCTCGTGGGACTGGCCTGCTTCATCTTTGATCGCGTGCAGCCGGTGGACATCGTGGTACTTGAAACCGGGATGGGCGGACGCCTTGATGCAACGAACGTGGTCACTCAGCCCGTCGCAACAGCGATTACAAATGTCGGGCTCGATCATCAGGCCTACCTCGGGGAGACGCTCTCTGCCATCGCGAGGGAGAAGGCAGGGATTATGCGCCCCGTTGTCCCGTGTTTCACTGCGGCAACCGGTGAAGTTTTTGCTGTCTTGAAACAGGAGGCAATGCAACAGGGTGCTGCAATCAAACAAGTCGCAGCCATTGATACCCCGTGGCAGTTGACGATGGCCGGCGCCCACCAGCAGGCCAATGCCAGCCTGGCCTACGAACTGACAAAAGCTGCCGGGGACGAACTCGGCTTTACCGTATCACCCGGTGCGTTCCAACAAGCCGTGAAGTCCGTTCAAGTCCCCGGACGTTTTGAAACGATCCTGGAGAAGCCGAAGGTGATTCTCGATACCGGGCATAATATGGAGGCCATTGAAGCGGTGATTGCGGAACTGAACAGGCAACAGCTGAAACCGGCAGTTCTTTTTGCGGCGATGAAGGATAAACGGGCGGATGAAATGCTGAAGCAGCTCGAGGAGGTGGCGTCACACGTCACCGTGACGACGTTTGATCACCCGCGGGCGATGCCTCTTTCAGCGTTGCCGGATGGTTACAAACAAGTCACGGATGTAAAGAAGTGGCTGAGCGACTGGCTCAGGAATGCACACGTTCACGAGACCCTGCTCATCACGGGCTCACACCAGTTTATCGCTGAAATGAGGGAGTTTTTTTCCGGTTGA
- a CDS encoding type IV pilus twitching motility protein PilT — translation MKEMIEELLKKAYTVGASDLHLTVGVPPILRRNGELEKVGDENLKPADTEGMARAIVPEELWMNFEKKGELDFSYGLPGVSRFGINTYFQRSCVSLAIRVIPSEVPTIEELKMPKLLEAIAARPQGLVLVTGPTGSGKSTTLAAMIDYMNTQMSRHIITLEDPIEYLHKHNQSIIDQREIGFDTQNFANGLRASLRQDPDVILVGEMRDLETISTAITAAETGHLVLGTLHTTDAPSTIDRIIDVFPPSQQDQIRIQMASVLTSVISQRLLRTADGKGRVAATELLMNNPAVKNLIRSGKIHQIPSTMQTGKAEGMHTMEMSVRSLLKNRKIREETAAYFLPE, via the coding sequence ATGAAAGAAATGATTGAAGAACTTCTGAAAAAAGCCTACACCGTCGGTGCGTCGGATTTACATCTCACCGTCGGTGTCCCGCCGATCTTAAGACGGAACGGGGAGCTGGAGAAAGTGGGTGATGAGAACCTCAAGCCTGCGGACACGGAAGGTATGGCGCGAGCAATCGTACCCGAAGAACTCTGGATGAACTTCGAAAAGAAGGGTGAACTGGATTTCTCTTACGGGTTACCCGGTGTATCCCGGTTTGGAATCAATACGTACTTTCAGCGCTCCTGTGTGAGCCTTGCGATCCGGGTCATTCCATCGGAGGTCCCGACGATTGAGGAACTGAAAATGCCGAAACTGCTTGAAGCCATTGCAGCAAGGCCCCAGGGACTCGTTCTCGTCACCGGCCCGACAGGCTCCGGGAAATCGACGACCCTGGCGGCGATGATCGACTATATGAATACACAGATGTCACGCCATATCATCACCCTGGAAGACCCGATCGAATATTTGCATAAACATAATCAGTCAATCATTGACCAGCGGGAAATCGGCTTTGACACACAGAACTTCGCCAACGGGCTTCGGGCGTCACTGCGTCAGGACCCGGACGTGATTCTCGTCGGTGAGATGCGTGACCTTGAAACGATCTCGACTGCGATCACCGCAGCGGAAACCGGTCACCTGGTGCTCGGCACCTTGCACACGACGGATGCCCCGTCCACCATTGACCGGATCATCGACGTCTTCCCGCCTTCCCAGCAGGACCAGATCCGCATCCAGATGGCATCGGTTTTGACATCAGTCATCTCGCAGCGGCTGTTGCGGACGGCGGACGGCAAAGGCCGGGTCGCGGCGACTGAACTGTTAATGAACAACCCAGCGGTGAAGAACCTGATCCGAAGCGGGAAGATTCACCAGATTCCGTCGACGATGCAGACCGGGAAAGCGGAAGGCATGCACACCATGGAAATGTCGGTCAGATCACTGTTGAAAAACAGAAAGATCAGAGAAGAAACGGCGGCGTATTTTTTACCGGAGTAA
- a CDS encoding sensor domain-containing diguanylate cyclase, which yields MNPNYRVAVFFIWLALLPPFVYYMMETTGAFWLEHAVSITGFMILIALVSLFPVKIKGTTFIPVHGVSLAVFLHFGLFTEIILTQIAIVVVLLSLRLHPKERYRMPLNSLIFLCTSLLSGGAFFLFGGTVGATSFESIASQLVPVLVYTLTYFFSNNMIIFLIRRYLLGLKNERFFTEGLYWEGMTSLLILPVGLILAYLYHQIGLVALPIIGVPVVAVSLILKIYHDGKELIDQLQQVSEFSQEINRMTDSQSMYDRYIEACCDMFPADGVLLYDPPEKYTEQLTPVHVDCGILRTDRVLGHGDEVSRHVLRTGQAVIIRSDWDAISKGFNVVFPKAESVLSVPALREGRVTGVNTLISFQKNAFTRSHRMLLDILLNHLTIAIQNVLHLERARLEGMECGLTKLKNFRYFEQTLKKRYDHNEKTFALILLDLDYFKQVNDQYGHSAGNDVLYQVARVIEAHVPKKEGNVTARYGGEEFVVLLDDVTPEEAQHEGEALREAIEQATFTVFNDLTSHPDQVLSLTLTASIGVATRKDPEDPLSILRKADRAMYMGAKNKGRNKVAIY from the coding sequence GTGAATCCAAACTATCGTGTTGCAGTTTTTTTCATTTGGCTGGCACTTCTGCCGCCTTTCGTTTATTACATGATGGAAACAACGGGGGCGTTCTGGCTTGAACATGCCGTTTCCATCACCGGATTTATGATCCTGATCGCTCTCGTATCGCTCTTTCCTGTGAAGATCAAAGGGACGACCTTTATTCCGGTGCACGGGGTATCCCTTGCCGTGTTTTTGCATTTCGGTCTCTTTACGGAAATCATCCTCACACAGATCGCAATTGTGGTGGTGTTGTTGAGCCTGCGGCTTCACCCGAAAGAGCGCTACCGGATGCCATTGAACTCATTGATTTTTTTATGCACATCGCTGCTTTCAGGTGGTGCATTTTTCCTTTTCGGCGGGACTGTCGGTGCCACATCGTTTGAATCCATCGCGAGTCAGCTGGTTCCGGTGCTCGTCTATACACTTACCTATTTCTTTTCGAATAACATGATCATCTTTTTGATCCGCCGTTATTTACTCGGGTTGAAAAATGAACGTTTCTTTACGGAAGGGCTTTACTGGGAAGGGATGACGTCCCTGCTCATTTTGCCGGTGGGTCTTATACTGGCGTATCTGTATCATCAGATCGGACTCGTCGCCCTGCCGATCATCGGTGTGCCTGTCGTTGCTGTCTCGTTGATTTTAAAAATTTACCACGACGGGAAAGAACTGATCGATCAGCTGCAGCAAGTCAGTGAATTCAGCCAGGAAATCAACCGGATGACGGACAGCCAGTCGATGTATGACCGCTACATCGAAGCCTGCTGTGATATGTTTCCGGCAGATGGCGTGCTGCTTTATGATCCCCCGGAAAAGTACACAGAGCAGCTCACGCCTGTTCATGTGGACTGCGGGATATTAAGGACGGACCGGGTACTGGGACACGGAGATGAGGTGAGCCGCCATGTGCTTAGGACGGGTCAGGCCGTGATTATCCGTTCAGACTGGGACGCGATCAGTAAAGGGTTTAACGTCGTATTCCCGAAAGCGGAGTCGGTGCTCTCGGTTCCGGCCCTTCGTGAAGGACGTGTCACGGGGGTCAATACCCTGATCAGTTTTCAAAAGAACGCCTTTACCCGGAGCCACCGGATGCTGCTGGATATTCTTTTGAACCATTTGACCATCGCCATTCAGAATGTGCTTCACCTTGAACGGGCCAGGCTTGAAGGCATGGAGTGCGGACTGACGAAACTGAAGAACTTCCGCTATTTTGAACAGACGCTCAAAAAACGCTATGACCATAATGAAAAGACCTTTGCCCTGATCCTGCTCGATCTGGACTATTTCAAACAGGTGAACGATCAATACGGTCACAGCGCAGGGAATGACGTCCTCTATCAGGTGGCACGGGTGATTGAGGCGCATGTGCCAAAGAAAGAGGGCAATGTCACGGCCCGCTATGGCGGCGAAGAATTCGTTGTCCTGCTCGACGATGTGACACCTGAGGAAGCGCAACATGAAGGAGAGGCGTTACGTGAGGCGATCGAACAAGCCACGTTCACGGTCTTTAACGACCTGACCAGTCATCCCGACCAGGTGCTTTCGCTCACGTTAACGGCGAGCATCGGTGTGGCGACAAGGAAAGATCCGGAAGATCCCCTGTCCATTTTACGCAAGGCCGACCGGGCGATGTACATGGGCGCGAAAAATAAAGGCCGTAATAAAGTAGCAATTTATTAA
- a CDS encoding type II secretion system F family protein, with the protein MAFYQYEARTRQGELLSGKIKADSQIEAEKKLVGDKNLSVLQMSKMQGILYQDLDLFNRVTSKDMVIFLRQMNTLLAAGIPLVDSINLLSQQAPNRLLRSALAEIEDDLRQGVSLSHAAEKHRKVFQPLVINMIRAGEAAGILDEIFERLAIYYEKQNATKQKVISALAYPSTLGVVAIGVVMFLLAVVVPSFADMFASFDSELPWITLFVLHAGEWTQSYAWVIIIAFILAIVGIRVGRKNDDIRYYLDYAMLKLPIVGPILQKSALARMSRTLSSLFTSSVPVLQATSIVERVAGNEVLAKVIRNIRASLEKGESMAGPMQHHWLFPPLVVQMVTVGERTGSLDQMLDRVAIFYEDEVDQAAERLKSMMEPLLIVVLAVIVGVIVASIAIPMFEIFDTIG; encoded by the coding sequence ATGGCTTTTTATCAGTACGAAGCCCGCACAAGGCAGGGTGAACTCTTATCAGGCAAAATCAAAGCCGACTCTCAGATTGAGGCGGAAAAAAAGCTCGTCGGGGATAAAAACCTCTCGGTGCTGCAGATGAGCAAGATGCAGGGGATCCTTTATCAGGATCTGGATCTGTTCAACCGCGTCACCAGTAAGGACATGGTCATCTTTCTCAGACAGATGAACACGCTCCTGGCCGCAGGGATTCCTCTCGTCGACAGCATCAATCTGTTAAGCCAGCAGGCGCCGAACCGGCTGTTACGATCGGCACTGGCGGAAATCGAAGATGATCTCCGTCAGGGGGTCAGTCTCTCCCACGCCGCAGAGAAGCACCGGAAAGTCTTCCAGCCCCTCGTGATCAACATGATCCGCGCCGGGGAAGCCGCAGGTATTCTGGATGAAATCTTTGAGCGCCTTGCGATCTATTATGAAAAGCAGAACGCGACGAAGCAGAAAGTGATTTCCGCTTTGGCCTACCCATCCACCTTGGGCGTTGTGGCCATCGGGGTGGTCATGTTCCTCCTAGCCGTTGTGGTACCGTCCTTTGCGGACATGTTCGCAAGCTTTGACAGTGAACTGCCGTGGATCACGCTGTTTGTCCTCCATGCAGGGGAATGGACCCAATCCTACGCCTGGGTGATCATTATCGCCTTCATTTTAGCAATCGTCGGGATCCGTGTCGGACGGAAGAATGATGACATCCGCTATTATCTCGACTATGCGATGCTGAAGCTGCCCATCGTCGGACCGATCCTGCAGAAGTCGGCCCTGGCCAGAATGTCACGGACACTGAGCTCGCTTTTCACAAGCAGTGTGCCTGTCCTGCAGGCAACGTCGATTGTCGAGCGCGTCGCCGGGAACGAAGTGCTGGCGAAAGTGATCCGCAATATCCGAGCCTCCCTGGAAAAAGGGGAATCCATGGCCGGCCCGATGCAACATCACTGGCTCTTCCCGCCCCTGGTGGTTCAGATGGTCACCGTCGGCGAACGCACCGGTTCCCTCGATCAGATGCTCGACCGGGTCGCGATCTTCTATGAAGACGAAGTGGATCAGGCTGCCGAACGGCTGAAAAGCATGATGGAACCCCTCTTAATCGTCGTTCTCGCCGTGATCGTCGGCGTCATTGTCGCATCAATTGCAATCCCGATGTTCGAGATTTTCGATACAATCGGCTAA
- a CDS encoding prepilin peptidase has translation MDWVSVVYLGTAGTVLGSFYNVVGLRVPEGIPFTGKERSRCPSCGHTLSAIELVPVLSWVFQRGRCRHCQGWISLKYPLVELSTGLLFVLSFIVFGWSLELIVALLFVSMLTIITVSDLATMLIPDKILIAFGVPVLFLRLFVAPLDPWWLAIVGAMTGFGILLLLAIASKGGMGGGDIKLYFVIGLVLGPAATVLSLFLAAFVGLIFGLPARLSGKSKRGTPIPFGPFIALGAVIAYFYGTELINWYTSFLL, from the coding sequence ATGGACTGGGTGAGTGTGGTGTATCTCGGAACTGCAGGGACAGTACTTGGTTCTTTCTATAATGTGGTCGGCCTTCGGGTCCCTGAAGGCATTCCCTTTACAGGGAAAGAACGCTCCCGCTGTCCGTCTTGCGGGCATACCCTTTCCGCCATCGAACTGGTCCCCGTTCTTTCCTGGGTCTTTCAGCGTGGACGTTGCCGGCATTGTCAAGGATGGATTTCGCTAAAGTACCCCCTGGTGGAACTCAGTACCGGACTCTTGTTCGTCCTCTCGTTCATAGTGTTTGGCTGGAGTCTGGAACTGATTGTGGCACTATTATTTGTCTCGATGCTCACCATCATCACCGTGAGTGACCTGGCGACGATGCTGATTCCGGACAAGATCTTGATTGCCTTTGGTGTCCCGGTTTTGTTCTTACGGCTTTTTGTAGCACCTCTTGATCCTTGGTGGTTGGCAATCGTTGGCGCAATGACAGGCTTCGGGATCCTGCTGCTTCTTGCCATTGCCTCAAAAGGAGGCATGGGTGGCGGTGACATCAAGCTTTATTTCGTTATCGGACTGGTTTTGGGTCCTGCCGCAACGGTATTATCGTTGTTTCTCGCAGCTTTCGTAGGTCTGATCTTCGGTCTGCCTGCAAGGCTCTCCGGGAAATCAAAACGCGGTACCCCGATCCCGTTCGGACCGTTCATTGCATTAGGCGCCGTTATCGCCTACTTTTACGGCACCGAACTCATCAACTGGTACACCTCATTCCTGCTCTGA
- a CDS encoding pilus assembly FimT family protein, with translation MKKFLKNQKGLTLVELLAVIVILGIIAAIAVPAIANIIDNSRKDAQIANAEAMYDAARLAVVGENVNSEAHFYAEIDDDSSPGDNAPGTGYDLVDLGYMDAIPENPMGDAEFDQAFITYDSETGDYVVYLKAGETVYFDGDYTIAQIRAEGRSGLETLPFSD, from the coding sequence ATGAAGAAATTCTTAAAGAACCAGAAAGGTTTAACGCTTGTTGAATTGTTGGCCGTTATTGTTATTTTAGGTATTATTGCAGCGATTGCCGTACCAGCCATTGCGAACATTATTGACAACAGTAGAAAGGACGCCCAGATTGCAAATGCGGAAGCGATGTATGATGCAGCTAGATTAGCTGTTGTTGGTGAAAATGTAAATTCTGAAGCACATTTTTATGCAGAAATTGATGACGATTCATCTCCTGGTGATAATGCTCCTGGAACGGGATATGATTTAGTGGATTTAGGATATATGGATGCAATTCCAGAAAATCCAATGGGAGATGCTGAATTTGATCAAGCTTTTATAACTTATGATTCAGAAACAGGTGATTATGTTGTCTATCTAAAGGCTGGTGAGACTGTTTATTTTGATGGAGATTACACTATTGCTCAAATTAGAGCAGAAGGTAGATCTGGATTAGAAACATTACCTTTTTCTGATTAA
- a CDS encoding type II secretion system protein, whose amino-acid sequence MIRIRSFLKNQKGLTLVELLAVIVILGIIAAIAVPAVANIIDNSRKDAHVANAESLYNAARLAVVSENLNADPEDEDDFWTFYADDTATDRDNEVLNLVDERYLDSGPQNPEGDGVYSEANVEYNGEEYTVTLDEYFGEDGKTITEIRADGRDALEN is encoded by the coding sequence GTGATACGAATACGAAGCTTTTTGAAGAATCAAAAAGGTCTGACCCTGGTCGAACTGCTGGCCGTCATCGTGATCCTCGGCATCATCGCCGCCATCGCCGTCCCGGCCGTGGCCAACATCATTGACAATTCACGAAAAGACGCCCACGTCGCCAACGCCGAAAGCCTCTACAATGCAGCAAGGCTTGCGGTGGTATCAGAGAATCTGAATGCAGATCCCGAAGATGAAGACGATTTTTGGACGTTTTATGCAGATGATACCGCGACTGACCGTGACAATGAGGTATTGAATCTGGTGGATGAAAGATATCTTGATTCCGGACCGCAGAATCCAGAAGGTGACGGTGTCTACTCTGAAGCAAATGTAGAGTATAACGGGGAAGAATACACCGTAACACTGGACGAATATTTCGGTGAGGATGGTAAAACAATCACCGAGATCAGGGCTGATGGCAGAGATGCCTTAGAAAATTAA
- a CDS encoding GspE/PulE family protein: MVRKRKRIGDLLVDAGLITEAQVQEVLSVKGNDKLGNALISRDYITEDQLIEVLEFQLGIPHVHINQQPVDETVTKLLPKDFAIRNVVFPILKKNSHLLVAMADPMDYVTLEDIRMTTGFEVEPVISGRKEILNAIEKFYDEDQDLNLDIAEEDTPDVLSVANVDENEEDAPIISLVNKILVKAINKGASDVHIDPHDKKVIVRYRVDGILMTERAIAKSDQNAVTARIKIMASLNITETRLPQDGRVKVSIQGKPVDLRISILSTVFGEKIVIRILDVSNAVKETSQIDLNQTNYTRFKRMISRPAGIILITGPTGSGKTTTLYAAMTELNTPDVNLITIEDPVEYQVKGINQVQVNSAIGLTFANGLRSILRQDPNIVMVGEIRDKETAEIAIRASLTGHLVFSTIHTTSAIGTIPRLIDMGIERFLVMSSLSGIVSQRLVRRVCTECAEEYEPTSVEREIFEKKDIPITTLKRGTGCANCNDTGYKGRLAVHEVLEVDDTIRRMVMNKQLMEDVRKYAEENKMIFLLEDGLMKVKEGLTSLAEVYRVAMDE, from the coding sequence ATGGTGAGAAAACGAAAGCGAATTGGAGATCTTCTTGTCGATGCAGGCCTCATTACCGAGGCCCAAGTGCAGGAAGTACTCAGTGTAAAAGGGAATGACAAGCTCGGAAACGCACTGATTTCCAGAGACTACATTACAGAAGACCAGCTGATCGAGGTGTTGGAATTCCAGCTGGGGATACCCCATGTGCATATTAACCAGCAGCCCGTTGATGAAACAGTAACAAAACTGCTGCCGAAAGATTTCGCAATCCGAAATGTAGTCTTCCCCATCTTGAAGAAGAACAGTCATCTGCTGGTCGCAATGGCGGATCCGATGGATTATGTCACCCTCGAAGACATCCGGATGACGACCGGTTTCGAAGTGGAACCGGTCATTTCCGGACGAAAAGAAATTCTCAATGCCATCGAAAAATTTTACGACGAAGATCAGGACCTGAACCTCGATATTGCAGAAGAAGATACGCCGGATGTGCTGTCTGTTGCCAATGTGGACGAAAATGAAGAAGATGCTCCGATCATCTCCCTCGTCAATAAGATTCTTGTGAAGGCGATCAATAAAGGCGCTTCGGATGTACATATTGATCCACATGATAAAAAGGTGATCGTGCGCTACCGGGTAGACGGCATCCTGATGACGGAGCGGGCCATTGCCAAATCCGATCAGAACGCGGTGACGGCCCGGATTAAAATCATGGCCAGCCTGAACATTACGGAAACGCGACTGCCGCAGGACGGCCGGGTGAAAGTATCCATCCAGGGAAAACCGGTGGACCTGAGGATCTCCATCCTCTCCACCGTGTTCGGTGAGAAGATTGTCATCCGGATTCTCGACGTCAGTAACGCCGTGAAAGAAACGTCTCAAATCGATTTGAATCAGACCAACTACACGCGCTTTAAGCGCATGATCAGCCGCCCGGCTGGCATCATTCTGATCACCGGTCCGACAGGTTCCGGGAAAACCACAACCCTCTATGCGGCAATGACCGAGCTGAACACCCCGGACGTGAACCTGATCACGATTGAGGATCCCGTCGAGTATCAGGTGAAAGGGATCAACCAGGTGCAGGTGAATTCGGCCATCGGCTTAACCTTTGCCAACGGCCTCCGCTCCATTTTGCGTCAGGATCCAAATATTGTTATGGTTGGGGAAATCCGGGATAAGGAAACCGCTGAGATTGCCATCCGGGCGTCTCTTACCGGACACCTTGTGTTCAGTACGATTCACACCACCAGCGCTATCGGGACGATCCCCCGCCTGATTGATATGGGCATCGAGCGCTTCCTCGTCATGAGTTCCCTGTCCGGGATCGTGTCGCAGCGCCTCGTGAGGCGGGTGTGTACCGAATGTGCGGAGGAATACGAACCGACGTCCGTGGAACGGGAAATCTTTGAGAAAAAAGACATTCCGATTACCACACTCAAGCGAGGAACCGGCTGTGCCAACTGTAACGACACGGGCTACAAAGGCCGACTCGCCGTCCATGAAGTCCTTGAAGTGGATGACACCATCAGGCGGATGGTCATGAACAAGCAGCTGATGGAAGATGTCCGGAAGTATGCAGAAGAAAACAAGATGATCTTCCTCTTGGAAGACGGCCTCATGAAAGTAAAAGAAGGACTGACGAGTCTCGCAGAAGTGTACCGGGTTGCCATGGATGAGTAA
- a CDS encoding VanW family protein, with product MKQSFLGSILIMSMSVLFLITFTYATSFTYEVLFEEERLESTTQIASVDVSEMSREEARALLEEEVVDWQQRAVMEITWFDEVIELPGNAVDFQIDDTLDRYFDGEPVEEGMITSARTSVLEDELREIALPENMVDLVDMTALEQEMENQASTLEMEILIPLHTVLEPHHRLSEEEMTTISRTLEQGPLLTDWLSSEPEIEVAPYEVIHLSEFIYTFNGGELMNVVSSAVYEAVLHADFDIIERHIREQRYPNVALGFDAYMNEDERDLVFRNPMDVPYTISFHDVQNGFEVRVTGFDLPYRLEVTLEDQSTVEPKTRVTYSDDLPAGEDRIEETGTDGEFVRVVRSRFNDVDELIQEEEISRDFYKPEHRLEVRSIHEPEPEPDEENGNGFNGGNGSPGGPGDPDDPDNWDENGDWTGNGEWDENGDWNGDWNGNGNGESPPSGWSPPGTGNGDDTENGEDRGSYDENGTYIPPSTDDEGNEIKGH from the coding sequence ATGAAGCAATCATTTTTAGGCAGTATCCTGATTATGTCCATGAGCGTTCTGTTTCTGATTACTTTTACATATGCAACATCATTCACGTACGAAGTCCTTTTTGAAGAGGAACGCCTGGAGTCGACGACGCAAATCGCGTCTGTCGATGTCAGTGAGATGAGCCGCGAGGAAGCCAGGGCGTTGCTTGAAGAAGAAGTCGTTGATTGGCAACAACGTGCCGTGATGGAAATCACCTGGTTTGACGAAGTGATTGAACTTCCTGGTAACGCTGTTGATTTTCAAATTGATGACACACTGGACCGTTATTTCGACGGTGAACCGGTTGAAGAAGGGATGATCACAAGCGCCAGAACGTCGGTACTTGAAGATGAGCTGCGTGAAATCGCCTTACCGGAGAACATGGTTGATCTGGTGGACATGACTGCACTAGAACAGGAAATGGAGAATCAGGCTTCAACGCTTGAGATGGAGATCCTGATCCCGCTCCATACCGTGCTGGAGCCGCATCACCGCCTGAGTGAAGAAGAGATGACGACCATCTCACGGACCCTTGAGCAGGGCCCGCTTCTGACGGATTGGCTGTCTTCAGAGCCGGAGATTGAAGTGGCACCGTATGAAGTGATCCACCTGAGTGAATTCATCTATACCTTTAATGGCGGAGAGCTGATGAATGTTGTCAGTTCAGCCGTCTATGAAGCGGTATTGCATGCGGATTTTGACATCATCGAACGGCATATCCGAGAACAGCGTTATCCGAATGTTGCTCTGGGCTTTGATGCTTATATGAACGAAGACGAGCGGGACCTTGTGTTCAGAAATCCGATGGACGTGCCGTATACCATCAGTTTTCATGACGTGCAAAATGGCTTCGAGGTCCGGGTGACGGGTTTTGACCTGCCGTACCGCCTCGAAGTGACACTTGAAGATCAGAGCACCGTGGAACCGAAAACGCGGGTGACCTATTCCGATGATCTCCCGGCAGGAGAAGATCGGATTGAGGAGACAGGCACGGACGGCGAATTTGTCCGCGTCGTCCGCTCCCGGTTCAATGATGTGGATGAATTGATCCAGGAAGAGGAAATCAGCCGTGATTTTTATAAACCGGAACACCGCCTCGAAGTCCGCAGTATTCATGAGCCGGAACCGGAACCAGACGAAGAAAACGGCAATGGCTTCAATGGCGGGAACGGCTCGCCAGGCGGGCCAGGTGATCCCGATGATCCAGACAATTGGGATGAGAACGGCGACTGGACCGGGAACGGCGAGTGGGACGAAAACGGTGACTGGAACGGCGACTGGAATGGAAATGGCAATGGCGAGAGCCCGCCTTCCGGATGGTCACCGCCAGGAACCGGTAACGGAGACGATACAGAGAACGGTGAGGACAGAGGCTCTTATGATGAGAACGGTACCTATATCCCGCCGTCGACAGATGACGAAGGAAACGAGATTAAAGGACACTAA